The Lepisosteus oculatus isolate fLepOcu1 chromosome 4, fLepOcu1.hap2, whole genome shotgun sequence genome window below encodes:
- the LOC107075939 gene encoding SLAM family member 9-like produces MNAHFLTLALFPLAFLLPGVRTEENNHAKNVSAMQGGSLHLTVNVPVHLEMETLEWNLVREKEEVIILRKLNGSSNVKWFRHKNQVVFDETDFSLRLTNLSHGNAGTYTALLSDTSGKKHKLSIYHVSVLEVLSIPELVVVDPSFENDTCHFHINCSTHQYTYATFDCQLGSDLPSCNWTIKQKSGSHGTEMILSVSQNHSAVVCNISNQASSQSTSALVKNICQPSAKGDTGNKMIFTLIIILIAAICATVCLLALLCAFVKIHLKARKTDEKYFIAPNMGNSGEQQNHQYQQESAQDEHEQDICTVYDTVKPERMSTESIPQASTAHPVKTETLYSMVRRPPKCNDIV; encoded by the exons gtgtcaggactGAAGAAAACAACCATGCCAAGAATGTCTCGGCGATGCAGGGTGGTTCTCTGCACCTGACTGTAAACGTACCAGTGCACTTAGAGATGGAGACATTGGAGTGGAATTTGGtgagagaaaaagaagaagtTATCATACTGAGAAAGCTTAATGGAAGCAGCAACGTCAAGTGGTTCCGGCACAAGAATCAAGTGGTTTTTGATGAGACAGATTTTTCCCTTAGGTTAACGAACCTGAGTCATGGAAATGCTGGGACTTACACAGCTTTATTGAGTGATACAAGTGGCAAAAAACACAAACTCAGCATCTATCACGTATCAGTCCTTG AGGTACTGTCCATCCCAGAGTTGGTGGTAGTGGACCCATCCTTTGAAAACGACACCTGTCACTTTCACATCAACTGCTCTACACATCAATATACTTATGCAACATTTGACTGCCAGCTGGGATCAGACCTTCCTTCCTGCAACTGGACCATCAAGCAGAAGTCAGGCAGCCACGGCACGGAGATGATCCTGTCCGTCAGCCAGAACCACAGCGCAGTTGTGTGCAACATTAGCAACCAAGCCAGCTCCCAGTCCACTTCTGCCCTCGTGAAAAACATCTGTCAGCCTTCGGCAAAGG GCGACACAGGGAACAAGATGATTTTTACATTAATCATCATCCTCATCGCTGCAATTTGTGCGACAGTTTGTTTGCTCGCTCTTCTCTGCGCCTTTGTTAAGATCCATTTGAAAGCGAGAAAAACGG ATGAAAAGTACTTCATTGCTCCAAACATGGGGAACTCCGGCGAGCAACAG AACCACCAGTATCAACAAGAGTCGGCCCAGGACGAGCACGAGCAGGACATATGCACTGTGTACGACACCGTGAAACCAGAGAGGATGTCCACAGAGTCCATCCCACAAGCTTCAACGGCGCACCCCGTGAAAACAGAAACACTATACTCCATGGTCAGGCGTCCTCCCAAGTGCAACGACATCGTATGA